The Nitrospira sp. genome contains a region encoding:
- a CDS encoding SMP-30/gluconolactonase/LRE family protein has translation MKAWLFDEMFQFDRHRLFVDGIQGEWGGGDSLVEDEELPSPPQNVQAKPGNGRITITWDPIPDAMYYNLYFQTTKGVQIKFSELTRPIASSEDFKSVIGVKKDKATCLEGATSPYLHDDLANGTCYHYVVTVVTPKGESPESQEVMAIPSPYLLAMVIGHEGVDEGEFSSPTGIALDKDGNIYVADTDNHSIQKFDKAGKFLARWGGEPGTQEGQFYYPRGLAVGPDDVVYVADSGNNRVQKFDLEGNVQKAWGKFGFAWRGADMGRFDVPWGITTDQDGNVYVSDTSNARIQKFQADGQPLLKWGRDGSFDGAFFFPRGVAVDFVGNIYIADESNNRIQKFDPRGSFLTKWGREGGGPGQFKAPWGIACDALGNVYVVDSGNHRIQKFDGNGTFLCSFGNRGKTEGQVNFPYGIAVDKEGCVFVADSGNNRVLKYVPTEEEINRGKEQPIQAVEAGAVQPPRSLAVKPGDTEAFLSWMEVAGAQSYNLYFSTAPHLTTQGATKIEGVTNPYTHEGLTNDTPYFYAVTAVFENEAESGLSEEVTATPVLIDITAPQNPYAVINHGAFMTNSPDVVVTISATDLDSGVGAYFISESPLTPVAGTPGWVDVTPAIKFGATIPFLLSPADGQKTIYVWFKDIGNNISTPATTTILVNTSGYLCVSKWGKPGRGASLLHGGEFLAPMYGLCVDQQGSLFIVDNGNNRVQKFDNAGSFIILWGSFGSANSNFHNPTGIACDGKGDVWVVDTNNHRVQKFDGKLGGYLMKFGSRGNGEGQFNAPWGIAVDRVRGYIYVVDSANFRVQKFDMAGEFIMAWGSFGNGDGQFYFPRGVAVDQEDGSVYVVDMGNHRIQKFDTSTNVLPQLLTKWGGSPSAGHASSSLAQEAGQLRSPWGITIDGAGDVYVTDTGNHRIEKFDREGNFITQWGGFGNGDGQFNFPYGIAVDAKGSVFVVDSGNTRVQQFMPAEEGSERLQDEAEELADLDNAQRTQNV, from the coding sequence ATGAAAGCCTGGCTTTTTGACGAAATGTTTCAATTCGATCGGCACCGTCTCTTTGTCGATGGAATCCAGGGAGAGTGGGGCGGAGGGGATTCGCTGGTGGAGGACGAAGAGCTGCCGTCTCCACCCCAGAATGTCCAAGCCAAACCTGGTAATGGACGCATCACGATCACGTGGGATCCGATTCCGGACGCCATGTACTACAACCTGTATTTCCAGACCACCAAGGGCGTGCAGATCAAGTTTTCGGAACTGACCCGACCCATCGCCAGCTCAGAGGATTTCAAAAGCGTGATCGGAGTCAAGAAAGACAAGGCGACGTGCTTGGAAGGCGCCACCAGCCCCTATCTCCACGACGATCTTGCCAATGGAACCTGTTATCACTATGTCGTCACGGTAGTGACCCCAAAGGGGGAAAGCCCTGAATCGCAAGAAGTCATGGCGATTCCTTCGCCCTATCTGCTGGCCATGGTGATCGGCCACGAAGGCGTCGATGAGGGTGAATTCAGCTCACCCACAGGGATTGCGCTGGACAAGGACGGTAACATCTATGTTGCGGATACCGACAACCATTCGATCCAAAAATTCGACAAGGCCGGAAAGTTCTTAGCTCGATGGGGTGGTGAACCCGGCACGCAAGAGGGCCAGTTTTACTATCCGCGCGGCTTAGCAGTGGGGCCGGATGATGTCGTGTACGTGGCCGACAGCGGGAACAATCGAGTGCAGAAGTTCGATCTGGAAGGCAACGTGCAGAAGGCCTGGGGCAAGTTTGGGTTCGCCTGGCGCGGAGCCGACATGGGCCGGTTCGACGTGCCGTGGGGGATTACGACGGATCAAGACGGCAACGTCTACGTCTCCGATACCAGCAACGCGCGCATTCAAAAGTTTCAAGCCGACGGCCAGCCGCTGCTGAAGTGGGGACGTGACGGGAGTTTCGACGGCGCGTTCTTTTTCCCGCGCGGCGTGGCGGTCGATTTCGTCGGCAACATCTATATCGCCGACGAGAGCAACAACCGTATTCAAAAATTCGATCCGCGGGGAAGCTTCTTGACGAAATGGGGGCGAGAGGGCGGCGGGCCCGGGCAGTTCAAGGCGCCATGGGGGATTGCCTGTGATGCGCTGGGCAACGTCTATGTCGTCGACAGCGGCAACCACCGGATTCAGAAATTCGACGGCAATGGAACGTTCCTCTGCTCGTTCGGCAATCGTGGTAAAACGGAAGGGCAGGTCAATTTCCCCTACGGCATCGCCGTGGACAAGGAAGGCTGCGTCTTTGTGGCCGACAGCGGCAACAACCGTGTTCTGAAGTATGTGCCGACCGAAGAGGAGATCAATCGTGGCAAAGAGCAGCCGATCCAGGCGGTAGAAGCCGGGGCCGTGCAGCCGCCCCGCAGTCTCGCCGTGAAGCCTGGTGATACAGAAGCGTTCTTGAGTTGGATGGAGGTGGCGGGCGCGCAGTCCTACAATCTCTATTTCAGCACCGCTCCTCATCTCACAACTCAGGGAGCCACCAAGATCGAGGGTGTCACGAATCCCTATACCCACGAGGGCCTGACCAACGATACGCCGTACTTTTATGCCGTGACGGCGGTGTTCGAGAACGAAGCGGAAAGCGGATTATCGGAAGAGGTCACGGCGACGCCCGTGCTCATTGATATTACGGCCCCGCAAAATCCGTACGCGGTCATCAATCACGGGGCGTTCATGACCAATTCGCCGGACGTCGTGGTGACGATCTCGGCGACCGATTTGGACTCGGGGGTCGGCGCTTATTTCATCTCTGAAAGTCCGCTGACTCCGGTGGCCGGAACTCCGGGGTGGGTGGATGTGACTCCGGCCATCAAGTTCGGGGCTACCATTCCCTTCCTCCTATCCCCAGCGGATGGGCAGAAGACGATTTATGTGTGGTTCAAGGATATCGGCAACAACATCTCCACTCCTGCGACCACGACGATTCTCGTCAATACTTCCGGCTACCTGTGCGTGTCGAAATGGGGCAAACCCGGACGTGGCGCGTCGCTCTTGCATGGCGGCGAATTTCTGGCGCCGATGTACGGACTCTGCGTGGATCAGCAGGGATCGCTGTTCATCGTCGACAATGGAAACAATCGTGTGCAAAAGTTCGACAACGCCGGCAGTTTCATCATTCTCTGGGGGAGTTTCGGTTCGGCGAATTCCAACTTTCACAATCCCACCGGCATTGCCTGCGACGGCAAGGGCGACGTGTGGGTCGTCGATACCAACAACCACCGGGTTCAGAAGTTCGACGGAAAACTCGGCGGCTACCTCATGAAGTTCGGCTCGCGTGGAAATGGGGAGGGGCAGTTCAATGCTCCCTGGGGTATTGCAGTAGACCGCGTGCGCGGCTATATCTACGTCGTCGACAGCGCCAATTTTCGCGTGCAGAAGTTCGACATGGCGGGCGAGTTCATTATGGCTTGGGGCAGCTTCGGGAACGGCGATGGGCAGTTCTATTTCCCGCGCGGGGTGGCGGTCGATCAAGAAGACGGGTCGGTCTACGTCGTCGATATGGGCAATCACCGTATCCAGAAATTCGATACCAGCACCAATGTCTTGCCGCAGTTGTTGACGAAGTGGGGCGGCAGTCCGTCGGCGGGGCATGCCAGCAGTTCACTGGCTCAAGAGGCCGGACAACTACGTTCGCCATGGGGCATCACCATCGATGGAGCCGGAGATGTCTATGTGACGGATACCGGGAATCATCGGATCGAAAAGTTCGACCGAGAGGGGAACTTCATCACTCAGTGGGGCGGGTTCGGCAACGGTGACGGGCAATTCAATTTCCCATACGGGATCGCCGTTGACGCAAAAGGCAGTGTCTTCGTCGTGGATAGCGGCAACACGCGGGTTCAGCAGTTCATGCCGGCGGAAGAGGGCAGCGAGCGATTACAAGACGAGGCCGAGGAATTGGCCGACTTGGACAACGCGCAACGCACCCAGAACGTCTAA
- a CDS encoding cytochrome C, producing the protein MLKFQIARVSTLSLVLIGAMIAPAFAGDTVRAGGQAAPLDKKTEERARYVIKIAGCNDCHTTGYAEAAGKIPEKDWLKGDAMGWRGPWGTTYASNLRLYMQNLSEAQWIKVSRSIELRPPMPWFVLRVMTEQDLRAMYRFIRNLGPAGEPAPSYLPPDQEPPKPYIQFP; encoded by the coding sequence ATGCTCAAGTTTCAGATCGCCCGAGTTTCAACCCTCAGCCTCGTGCTCATTGGAGCAATGATTGCTCCGGCATTCGCGGGTGACACCGTACGTGCAGGCGGTCAAGCAGCGCCATTGGACAAGAAAACGGAGGAGCGGGCGAGATATGTCATCAAGATCGCCGGATGCAATGATTGCCACACAACCGGCTATGCGGAAGCGGCCGGCAAGATTCCCGAGAAAGACTGGCTCAAGGGAGATGCGATGGGCTGGCGCGGTCCCTGGGGCACCACCTATGCGAGTAACCTGCGGCTCTATATGCAGAATCTTTCGGAAGCCCAATGGATCAAAGTCTCGCGTTCAATCGAGCTTCGCCCGCCCATGCCATGGTTTGTCCTTCGTGTGATGACTGAACAGGACCTGCGGGCGATGTATCGATTCATCAGGAACCTTGGACCTGCCGGCGAACCGGCTCCCAGCTATCTCCCGCCGGATCAGGAACCGCCGAAGCCGTATATCCAGTTCCCATAG
- a CDS encoding methyltransferase domain-containing protein: protein MASDFLQRSLREHLAWWGLRHFTSDREYFAWQRRHLSSENLKLLALRVEQKRKGDRDDEVAFYNLAAHPTIFPVLYSQRYEYYEAIGRRTIASLGHAKNILDFGCGLGVLATFYARHFRDRSFVGIDRSAASLTVARQKAHELGLDNLRFECVDADAEPLPGAYDLILTAHALLQAEHDPGLPSQSWRTFERARNALQQASFERRTGLGARLDRLCEVLRPNGRIIASEKTRQLARRVPFQRALAHRGLQLVETPTPIQYRSIEEAVEDGPCYLIQKGGQAAAAWDERPEQDSGQVFAQDAVPVATDPRAPLYENHWPSAQAAWEQLDNREVAREMTHEGPEGRQLHVERGASRGLEYLYCANTFDQRQLVIVEGVHSAMVDAYYQEILDGMSKEGGSE from the coding sequence ATGGCCTCTGATTTCCTGCAGCGATCGCTTAGGGAGCATCTTGCCTGGTGGGGGCTCAGGCACTTCACGTCGGACCGCGAGTACTTCGCGTGGCAGAGACGGCACCTCTCATCGGAAAATCTCAAGCTGCTGGCCTTACGCGTCGAACAGAAACGAAAAGGCGATCGCGATGACGAAGTTGCATTTTACAACCTCGCTGCGCATCCGACGATCTTTCCGGTTCTCTACAGCCAACGCTATGAGTACTATGAAGCGATCGGGCGACGGACGATTGCATCGCTCGGGCACGCGAAGAATATTCTCGATTTCGGTTGTGGTCTAGGCGTTCTGGCCACCTTCTATGCCCGGCATTTTCGTGATCGAAGCTTTGTCGGGATCGACCGTTCAGCAGCGTCTCTCACGGTTGCACGACAAAAGGCTCATGAACTCGGTCTGGACAACCTTCGTTTCGAGTGTGTCGATGCGGATGCCGAACCTCTGCCAGGGGCCTATGACCTCATCCTCACGGCTCACGCGTTGTTACAGGCCGAGCACGACCCCGGTCTTCCGAGCCAAAGTTGGCGAACGTTCGAGCGGGCACGCAATGCGTTACAGCAGGCGTCGTTTGAACGGCGGACAGGGTTGGGTGCTCGGCTCGATCGGCTCTGCGAGGTTCTCCGCCCAAACGGCCGGATAATCGCGAGCGAGAAAACTCGACAATTGGCCAGGCGAGTGCCCTTTCAGCGCGCCTTGGCCCACAGAGGATTACAGCTGGTTGAGACTCCCACTCCAATCCAATACCGATCGATCGAAGAGGCGGTGGAAGATGGTCCATGCTATCTGATCCAGAAGGGGGGCCAGGCCGCTGCAGCTTGGGATGAGCGGCCGGAGCAGGATAGCGGTCAAGTATTCGCTCAGGACGCTGTGCCCGTCGCCACCGATCCCCGCGCGCCGCTGTACGAAAACCATTGGCCATCGGCCCAGGCTGCATGGGAGCAGTTGGACAATCGGGAAGTCGCTAGAGAGATGACGCACGAAGGTCCGGAGGGTCGACAACTGCATGTCGAGCGCGGCGCTTCTCGGGGGCTCGAATACTTGTACTGCGCCAATACGTTTGACCAACGGCAATTGGTGATCGTTGAGGGGGTCCACTCGGCGATGGTGGATGCCTATTACCAGGAAATTCTCGACGGCATGTCAAAGGAAGGAGGCTCTGAATAG
- a CDS encoding glutamate-5-semialdehyde dehydrogenase, giving the protein MAIEVPVKLYLDRALKDCRAVSIRLALLPGPVKSRALHAMADRIAGDESAILAVNAKEVDAVGKSFDGAEAKNRMKAAVARVRLTTDHLKEIVERLHVIADLPDPVGAVTARHERPDGLQVSKVRVPIGVVGMISERSPLVTVESIALCLKSGNLCIFRGAPEWSLTHQAIDVRLREAATENGVPQGAWVLIDRQEKEVAIELMRAGKSLDAMIVRGGAGLRKAVAEQAKVPILCDDGGLTQFFVDEDTDIPVAQNLVINSKVQQPGASNALDTLLVQQVIGRQFLPPLINRLLDQFKVEVRACPKTVALMGQMAMTGHTSIVPATDADWHTQFAGPVLAIKMVEDIDEALAHIAAHGACQTAGIATNCYESALRFTREVDASAVLVNASTRLHAGDSFGLGCDVGLSVGKLHAKGPIGLEQLTCEKYVAFGAGQLRLPHPVPDTYFDAIMLKRP; this is encoded by the coding sequence ATGGCGATTGAAGTTCCGGTAAAGCTCTACCTCGATAGGGCATTGAAAGATTGCAGAGCGGTCTCGATAAGACTGGCTCTGCTTCCGGGTCCGGTGAAGTCAAGGGCGCTCCATGCCATGGCCGACCGTATTGCCGGCGACGAGTCAGCCATTCTGGCGGTGAATGCGAAAGAGGTCGATGCCGTCGGGAAGTCCTTTGATGGCGCCGAAGCCAAAAATCGGATGAAGGCTGCCGTGGCCCGCGTGCGTCTGACGACCGACCATCTGAAGGAAATTGTCGAGCGGCTGCATGTCATCGCCGACCTGCCGGATCCTGTCGGCGCTGTGACAGCACGACACGAGCGTCCTGATGGATTGCAGGTATCCAAGGTCAGGGTTCCCATCGGGGTGGTCGGCATGATTTCCGAACGGAGTCCGCTCGTGACGGTGGAGTCGATCGCGCTCTGTCTCAAATCAGGCAACCTCTGTATCTTTCGCGGAGCTCCGGAATGGAGCTTGACGCATCAAGCGATCGATGTGCGGTTACGGGAGGCGGCGACAGAAAACGGCGTACCCCAAGGGGCGTGGGTGCTCATTGACCGCCAAGAGAAGGAGGTGGCGATCGAGCTGATGCGTGCGGGCAAAAGCCTCGACGCGATGATCGTGCGCGGTGGAGCAGGGTTGCGGAAAGCAGTTGCGGAGCAAGCGAAGGTCCCGATCTTGTGTGATGACGGAGGGCTCACCCAATTTTTTGTCGATGAAGACACCGACATCCCGGTTGCCCAGAATTTGGTGATCAACTCCAAAGTGCAACAACCGGGAGCCTCCAATGCCTTGGATACCTTGTTGGTGCAACAGGTCATCGGACGGCAATTCTTACCTCCGTTGATCAACCGTCTGCTTGATCAATTCAAGGTGGAAGTGCGTGCGTGCCCCAAGACGGTCGCCCTCATGGGACAGATGGCCATGACGGGCCATACGTCGATCGTTCCTGCGACGGATGCGGATTGGCATACTCAGTTTGCCGGTCCGGTGTTGGCTATCAAGATGGTCGAGGATATCGATGAGGCGCTGGCACATATCGCGGCGCACGGTGCATGTCAGACCGCGGGGATCGCCACCAACTGCTATGAATCCGCGCTGCGATTCACGCGGGAAGTCGATGCGAGCGCGGTGCTCGTGAATGCCTCGACGCGGCTGCACGCAGGCGATAGTTTCGGTCTGGGATGCGACGTCGGTCTGAGTGTGGGCAAGCTGCATGCAAAGGGACCGATCGGCTTGGAACAATTGACCTGTGAGAAGTATGTCGCGTTTGGGGCGGGGCAGCTCCGATTACCGCACCCGGTGCCCGACACGTACTTCGATGCCATCATGCTGAAACGTCCCTAG
- a CDS encoding MFS transporter, with amino-acid sequence MGEPSQTSLVRWAESLGAKREELVPLAWAFAYFFCLLCGYSILRPVRDEMAIEGGLKNLPWMMSGTFVAMLAATPLFGWLSARYTRDRLLLTVYAFFITNLVAFYALMTSHVSPEWVARGFFIWLSVFNLFVVSVFWSFMDDIFTPEQGARLFGVIAAGGSSGAIVGPLLTTGLTSVFPVPVLMLASTAFLLLCLGCIFRLDQWSRQRSKHHQPHPGDPLRGSFLAGIRLTFSSPYLLGICGYLALLTMTATFLYFEQTRLVAEYLDQPEARTRLFSSLDLVTNLLTWLTQLFITKGVISRFGLGAGLLFLPAVSVMGFIGIALWPTLVVYVVFSVLRRVGEYALSKPSREVLFTIVSREEKYKAKNFIDTAVSRGGDASTAWLVTGVKTLGATTAHIAWAMVPLMLAWAWLAAMLARQHKRRTSSTASSTIADSHSTG; translated from the coding sequence ATGGGCGAACCGAGTCAGACGAGTCTTGTTCGATGGGCGGAGTCTCTTGGTGCCAAACGGGAAGAATTGGTTCCGTTGGCCTGGGCCTTTGCATATTTTTTCTGTTTGCTTTGCGGGTATTCCATTCTCCGTCCCGTTCGCGACGAAATGGCCATTGAAGGAGGACTGAAGAATCTCCCGTGGATGATGTCCGGGACCTTTGTGGCCATGCTTGCCGCCACGCCGCTCTTCGGGTGGCTCTCGGCCCGATACACGCGCGATCGGCTTCTGTTGACCGTCTACGCATTCTTCATCACGAATCTGGTTGCGTTTTATGCGTTGATGACGAGTCATGTGTCTCCGGAGTGGGTAGCCCGTGGGTTTTTTATCTGGCTGTCGGTGTTCAATCTGTTCGTCGTGTCCGTGTTCTGGAGTTTCATGGACGACATCTTTACGCCTGAGCAGGGAGCGCGGCTGTTCGGGGTCATTGCCGCGGGAGGGAGCAGTGGGGCGATAGTCGGCCCGCTGCTGACAACAGGCCTCACGTCTGTTTTCCCGGTTCCGGTCTTGATGTTGGCCTCGACGGCGTTTCTGTTGTTGTGTCTGGGATGCATATTCCGGCTCGACCAGTGGAGTCGGCAACGGTCGAAACACCATCAACCGCACCCGGGCGATCCTCTCAGGGGAAGCTTCCTGGCGGGAATCCGTCTGACATTCTCCTCGCCCTATTTACTTGGGATCTGCGGCTACCTGGCCCTGCTGACCATGACCGCAACCTTCTTGTACTTTGAACAGACTCGTTTGGTGGCGGAATATCTCGATCAGCCGGAGGCTCGCACGCGTCTCTTTTCCAGTCTGGATCTTGTCACCAATCTGTTGACCTGGCTGACCCAGTTATTCATTACCAAGGGGGTAATCAGCCGGTTTGGGCTGGGAGCGGGTCTGCTCTTTCTCCCGGCGGTCAGTGTGATGGGGTTTATAGGGATCGCCCTGTGGCCGACGCTGGTGGTCTATGTCGTCTTTTCGGTTCTGCGCAGGGTGGGGGAATATGCGTTGTCCAAACCGTCGCGAGAAGTGCTGTTTACTATCGTCAGTCGTGAAGAAAAGTACAAGGCGAAGAACTTTATCGACACAGCCGTCTCACGCGGAGGAGATGCGTCCACCGCCTGGCTGGTCACCGGCGTGAAGACACTCGGAGCCACCACCGCCCATATCGCCTGGGCGATGGTGCCATTGATGCTGGCCTGGGCATGGCTCGCGGCTATGCTCGCTCGTCAGCACAAGCGCCGGACGTCGTCCACCGCCTCATCGACGATTGCGGATTCTCATTCCACAGGATGA
- the ltaE gene encoding low-specificity L-threonine aldolase: MIDLRSDTVTKPTDEMRKAMARAEVGDDVYGEDPTVNRLQDMAANLLGKRVALFVPSGTMANQLAIRSQTQPGQEIIVESKSHIVRYEQGAAGALAGVQLHWVVGERGIMTAEQVEAAIRPNDPHSIMTALICLENTHNAGGGTIYSLSTIERIRAIAVRHGIPMHLDGARLFNAVAATTLPPTVYAQHFETVSICLSKGLGAPVGSLLISNDQRIIDRARRFRRMYGGAMRQAGILAAAGIYALERHVARLKTDHDNAKKLARLLQQIPSIQIAPQHVETNIVIFDIIDEPRSPVELVAALKEQGVLINATGGKSYRAVTHLNVTEKQIDEAAAVFSKILTR; this comes from the coding sequence ATGATTGATCTTCGTAGCGACACCGTCACGAAACCGACGGACGAGATGCGGAAGGCCATGGCGCGCGCCGAAGTCGGCGACGACGTGTATGGTGAAGATCCGACCGTCAATCGCCTTCAAGACATGGCGGCCAACCTGCTCGGCAAGCGCGTCGCGCTCTTTGTCCCCTCCGGAACCATGGCCAATCAACTGGCGATTCGGTCACAGACCCAGCCGGGGCAGGAGATTATCGTCGAAAGCAAGAGTCATATCGTCCGTTACGAGCAGGGGGCGGCCGGGGCGCTGGCAGGCGTGCAGCTCCATTGGGTGGTCGGTGAGCGGGGAATCATGACCGCCGAGCAGGTGGAAGCCGCGATCAGGCCAAACGATCCGCACAGCATCATGACGGCGTTGATCTGCCTCGAAAATACACACAATGCCGGAGGCGGGACGATTTATTCCTTGTCCACGATCGAAAGAATCCGCGCCATTGCCGTCAGGCATGGAATTCCCATGCATCTCGACGGAGCCAGGCTGTTCAATGCCGTGGCCGCGACGACGCTGCCCCCCACGGTGTACGCACAGCACTTTGAAACCGTCTCGATCTGTCTCTCGAAGGGGCTGGGAGCTCCCGTTGGATCGCTGTTGATCTCAAACGACCAGCGAATCATCGATCGCGCCCGACGCTTTCGGCGCATGTATGGAGGGGCCATGCGGCAAGCAGGCATTCTGGCGGCCGCCGGCATCTATGCCTTGGAGCGGCACGTCGCCCGCCTTAAGACCGACCACGACAATGCAAAAAAACTGGCTCGTCTGCTTCAGCAGATTCCCTCGATCCAGATTGCACCGCAGCACGTGGAGACCAATATCGTCATTTTCGATATCATCGACGAGCCGCGCTCTCCCGTCGAGTTAGTCGCTGCTCTGAAGGAGCAGGGGGTACTGATCAACGCGACTGGAGGGAAATCCTACCGGGCCGTCACTCATCTCAACGTCACAGAGAAGCAGATCGACGAAGCCGCCGCCGTTTTTTCGAAAATCCTCACACGTTGA
- a CDS encoding nucleotidyltransferase domain-containing protein, producing MDSNTTTSTPTRDELNAELVEIPEPPEQPESPSPPGFEDNVEIALRHVKGRRGGDLVGVILVGSGARRALTPHSDIDLIALVKGEADSHEILRVGEHLADIRYRGYQAIEDDLAYSLRLPSLLRKGRILYDYEGVCAQLIEKVHQRFRQGPPPASINEQIRLKAECFHLLGKAQDLLEKPGTAHYLLTLFYEDCVSAFFRLRGFWLVAPVDVHRFMFSREPALEHLAGQFLTATTLADRLNFGRQFADLLFKDVPNPARID from the coding sequence ATGGATTCAAACACCACGACAAGCACCCCCACGCGAGACGAACTGAATGCCGAGTTGGTCGAAATTCCGGAACCGCCGGAACAGCCGGAATCACCTTCCCCTCCCGGGTTTGAAGACAATGTCGAAATTGCCTTGCGACATGTGAAGGGCCGAAGGGGCGGCGATCTGGTCGGCGTCATACTCGTCGGGTCGGGCGCACGGAGAGCGCTCACTCCGCATAGCGATATCGATCTGATCGCTCTGGTCAAGGGAGAGGCCGACAGCCACGAGATTCTCCGCGTGGGCGAGCACCTGGCGGATATTCGCTATCGTGGATACCAAGCCATTGAAGACGACCTCGCCTATTCCCTGCGCCTTCCCTCGTTGCTTCGAAAAGGCCGAATTCTTTACGATTATGAGGGCGTCTGTGCGCAGCTGATCGAAAAAGTTCACCAGCGATTCCGCCAAGGCCCGCCGCCGGCTTCCATCAACGAACAGATTCGTCTCAAGGCCGAATGCTTCCATCTGTTGGGGAAAGCGCAGGATCTCCTAGAAAAGCCGGGAACGGCCCACTATCTATTGACGCTGTTCTACGAAGATTGCGTCTCGGCGTTTTTCCGGTTACGAGGGTTTTGGCTGGTCGCCCCGGTGGATGTTCATCGATTCATGTTTTCGCGTGAACCGGCGCTCGAGCACCTGGCGGGACAATTCCTGACGGCCACCACCCTCGCCGACAGGCTCAACTTTGGACGGCAATTTGCCGATCTCCTCTTT